A window of Microcystis aeruginosa FD4 contains these coding sequences:
- the topA gene encoding type I DNA topoisomerase, giving the protein MSTLVIVESPTKARTISNYLPSGYRVQASMGHIRDLPASAEEIPPAHKDKSWANLGVDVENDFDPLYVVPKTKSKVVKELKEALKGVNELILATDEDREGESISWHLLQVLNPKVPTKRMVFHEITKEAIQAALKNCRSIDENLVHAQETRRILDRLYGYTLSPLLWKKISKGLSAGRVQSVAVRLLVQRERERRAFKTANYWDLKATLEKDKNQFDSKLVTLNGQKVANGSDFDADTGRLLPGRHVTLLDQAAAAALKERIEGKIWRVSHTEEKPTTRKPSPPFTTSTLQQEANRKLGISARDTMRIAQNLYEQGYITYMRTDSVHLSDQAITAARHCVEQMYGKNYLSPQPRQYTTKSKGAQEAHEAIRPAGSSFRLPRETGLSGLEFALYDLIWKRTVASQMADARITQIAVNIQVENAGFRSSGKRIDFPGFFRAYVEGSDDPEAAIDDQEIILPPLNVGDTPNCRKLEAISHDTQPPARYSEASLVKMLESEGIGRPSTYATIIGTIIDRGYAQMRNKTLIPTFTAFAVVGLLENHFPDLVDPKFTSKMEETLDDIATGSAQWLPYLDRFYRGEKGLESQVKERESQINSSTAKSVILEDLQATIKIGKYGPYLEVPRGDEILTASIPADLTPADLNPEQVETLLRQKTEGPDKIGLHPDTGEPIYLLVGSYGPYVQLGDVSDDNPKPKRASLPKGVKPEDITLEQAVGLLALPRLLGTHPLTGGKIKASLGRFGPYIVQEEGKEKEYRSLKAGDDVLTITLDRALALLAEPKKARGARGSTKPPLKELGKHPDDGESVGLYEGPYGIYIKHGKTNAKIPEGETAETLTLEQALAALAAKTTTAKKTTTKKTTSPGSKTGKSKTV; this is encoded by the coding sequence ATGTCAACCCTGGTTATTGTCGAATCCCCCACCAAAGCTCGGACGATCAGTAATTATCTGCCTAGCGGCTATCGAGTCCAAGCCTCCATGGGCCACATCCGCGATCTGCCCGCCTCTGCCGAAGAAATTCCCCCCGCCCACAAAGACAAATCCTGGGCCAATTTGGGCGTGGATGTGGAGAACGATTTCGACCCCCTCTACGTCGTCCCCAAAACCAAAAGTAAAGTCGTCAAAGAATTAAAAGAGGCCCTCAAAGGCGTAAATGAATTGATCCTCGCCACCGACGAAGATCGGGAAGGGGAAAGCATCAGTTGGCATCTCTTGCAGGTACTCAACCCGAAAGTCCCCACCAAAAGGATGGTATTTCATGAAATCACCAAAGAAGCAATCCAAGCGGCCTTAAAAAATTGTCGCTCGATCGACGAAAATTTAGTTCACGCCCAAGAAACCCGCCGCATACTCGATCGCCTCTACGGTTATACCCTCTCCCCCCTACTCTGGAAAAAAATCTCCAAAGGTTTATCCGCCGGCCGGGTGCAATCCGTGGCGGTGCGTCTGCTCGTGCAGCGGGAACGGGAACGACGGGCTTTTAAAACCGCCAATTATTGGGACCTGAAAGCGACTTTAGAAAAGGACAAAAATCAATTCGACTCGAAATTAGTCACCTTAAACGGTCAAAAAGTGGCAAATGGGAGCGATTTCGATGCCGACACCGGCAGACTGCTCCCCGGTCGCCACGTCACCCTCTTGGATCAAGCAGCGGCAGCAGCCTTAAAAGAACGCATCGAGGGCAAAATCTGGCGGGTTAGCCACACAGAAGAAAAACCCACCACTCGCAAACCTTCCCCCCCCTTCACCACCTCCACCCTACAGCAAGAAGCCAACCGGAAACTCGGCATATCTGCCCGCGACACCATGCGAATCGCCCAAAATCTCTACGAACAGGGCTACATCACCTATATGCGGACAGATTCCGTCCATCTTTCCGATCAGGCCATCACCGCCGCGCGCCATTGTGTAGAACAAATGTACGGAAAAAATTATCTCAGTCCCCAACCCCGGCAGTACACCACCAAAAGCAAAGGCGCACAGGAGGCCCACGAAGCCATCCGGCCCGCCGGTAGCAGCTTTCGCCTCCCCCGGGAAACCGGCCTGAGCGGACTAGAATTCGCCCTCTACGACCTAATCTGGAAACGTACCGTCGCCTCTCAGATGGCCGATGCCCGTATTACCCAGATCGCCGTTAATATTCAGGTAGAAAATGCCGGATTTCGCTCCTCTGGTAAAAGAATCGACTTCCCCGGCTTTTTCCGCGCCTATGTGGAAGGTTCCGACGATCCAGAAGCTGCGATCGACGACCAAGAAATAATCTTACCCCCCCTCAACGTTGGTGATACCCCCAATTGTCGGAAACTAGAGGCGATTAGCCACGATACCCAACCTCCCGCCCGTTATAGCGAAGCCTCCCTCGTAAAAATGCTCGAAAGTGAGGGAATCGGGCGACCCAGCACCTACGCCACCATTATCGGCACGATTATCGATCGCGGTTATGCCCAAATGCGGAATAAAACCCTCATTCCCACCTTCACCGCTTTTGCCGTCGTCGGTTTATTAGAAAATCATTTCCCCGACCTGGTAGATCCCAAATTTACCTCGAAAATGGAAGAAACCCTCGACGATATCGCCACCGGTTCCGCTCAGTGGTTGCCCTATCTCGATCGCTTCTATCGCGGCGAAAAAGGGCTAGAAAGCCAAGTCAAAGAGCGCGAGAGTCAAATTAACTCTAGCACCGCCAAATCGGTGATTTTAGAAGATTTACAGGCAACTATCAAGATCGGCAAATACGGTCCCTATCTGGAAGTCCCCCGAGGCGATGAAATCCTCACCGCTTCCATCCCGGCCGATTTAACCCCAGCGGATCTGAACCCGGAACAGGTGGAAACCCTGCTGCGACAAAAAACCGAAGGTCCGGATAAAATCGGTCTTCATCCCGACACCGGAGAGCCGATTTATCTGCTCGTGGGTAGTTACGGTCCCTACGTCCAGTTAGGAGATGTCAGCGATGACAATCCCAAACCGAAACGCGCCTCCCTACCCAAAGGAGTCAAACCAGAGGACATCACCCTCGAACAAGCGGTGGGTTTATTGGCACTGCCGCGACTGCTGGGAACCCATCCCCTCACCGGAGGCAAAATTAAAGCCAGTTTAGGTCGTTTTGGCCCCTATATAGTTCAGGAAGAGGGCAAAGAAAAAGAATATCGTTCCCTGAAAGCCGGCGATGATGTCTTAACTATAACCCTCGATCGAGCTTTGGCCTTATTAGCCGAACCGAAAAAAGCTCGCGGCGCTCGTGGTTCTACCAAACCACCCTTAAAAGAATTGGGTAAACATCCCGACGACGGCGAATCCGTGGGATTGTACGAAGGTCCCTACGGAATTTATATCAAGCACGGTAAGACTAACGCCAAGATTCCGGAGGGAGAGACGGCCGAAACCCTGACCCTAGAACAAGCTTTAGCGGCACTAGCGGCCAAGACAACTACTGCCAAGAAAACCACCACTAAAAAAACTACTTCCCCGGGCAGTAAAACTGGCAAAAGTAAGACGGTTTAG